GGACGCCGAAGTTGCGGAAAAGACCATCGAAAAAGGCCTGCTGATGATCAATACCGGGCCCGGCAAGGGCAAGTCCACGGCCGCGTTCGGCCTCGCCTTGCGCATGCTCGGCACCGGGCGGCGAGTTGGCGTCGTGCAATTCATCAAGGGTGCATGGTCGACGGGAGAGCAGCAGGCCCTGACGCTCTTCGGGGATAAGGTCGTCTGGCGCACCATGGGGGAGGGCTTCACTTGGGACACGCAGGACCTCAAACGCGATGTCGCGGCCGCGGCAAAGGCCTGGGAAGAGGCCAAGGCCCTGATGGCCGACCAAACAATCGGTCTTCTGCTCCTCGACGAGCTGAACATCGCTTTGCGCTATGATTACCTGCCGCTGGAAGAAGTTGTCGAAACGCTCTCTAGTCGCAGGCCCGATCTGCATGTCATCGTCACCGGCCGCAACGCCAAGCAGCCGCTGATCGACGCCGCCGATATGGTGACGGAAATGACGCTGGTGAAACATCACTTCAAGGCGGGCGTGAAGGCCCAAGCCGGGATAGAATTCTGACATGACAGCACGGGTGCTGATGTTTCAGGGAACCGGCTCCGATGTCGGCAAATCGCTGATGGTGGCCGGTCTTGCCCGGGCATTCACCCGGCGCGGCCTCTCCGTCGTGCCGTTCAAGCCACAGAACATGTCGAACAATGCCGCAGTTACCGCCGATGGCGGTGAGATCGGCCGTGCGCAGGCGCTGCAGGCGCGGGCAGCAGGCGTGCCGCTTTCCGTGCACATGAACCCGGTGCTCCTGAAGCCGCAGAGCGAAACCGGCGCACAGGTGGTAGTGCAGGGCAAGATCGTCGGCAGCGCCAAGGCGGCCGATTATCAGCACATGAAGGCCGGGCTGATGCCGCGCGTGCTTGATAGTTTCGAGCACTTGAAACAACTGGCCGATCTGGTGCTGGTGGAAGGGGCAGGCAGCGCCTCGGAAATAAACCTCCGCGCCAATGACATCGCCAATATGGGTTTTGCCCGAGCGGCCGATGCGCCAGTGATCCTGATCGGCGATATCGATCGCGGTGGCGTCATCGCCAGCCTCGTCGGCACCAGAGAGGTGCTCGACGACGATGACGCGGCGATGATCGAAGGTTTCATCGTCAACCGATTTCGCGGCGATCCGGCACTGTTTTCCGATGGCATGCGGATGATTGCGGAAAAGACCGATTGGTCCTCCATAGGGCTTCTGCCGCATTTTTCCGATGCGGCGAAACTGCCGGCGGAGGATGCTCTGGGGCTTTCCGGCCCAGCCCAACGAAAGCCAAGCGCAAAAATCCGCATCGCCGTGCCGATCCTGCCGCACATTTCCAATTTCGACGATCTCGATCCCCTCGACATGGAGCCGGATGTGGAACTGATCCGGGTCCGTCCAGGTGAGACGATCCCCGCCGATTGCCGTCTGGTTTTGCTGTGCGGCTCGAAATCGACCATCGCCGATCTCGCCGTGCTGAAAGATGCCGGCCTGGACATTGATATAAAGGCGCATGTGAGACGCGGCGGCTACGTTCTCGGCCTTTGCGGCGGTTACCAGATGCTTGGAAAAACCGTTGCCGATCCTGACGGCATCGAGGGACCGCCGGCGACTGTCGAGGGGCTCGGCCTGCTGGACGTCGACACGGTTTTGACGGGCGACAAACGGCTCGTTTCCGTTCGGGGCACGAGTTTCGACGGCGTTGGTTTATCCGGCTACGAAATGCATGTCGGTGAAACCACGGGAATAGCGGGTAGTCTGGTGTTTTCGACGATCGACGGACATGCCGATGGCACCATTTCGCCCGACGGCCGCGTCTTCGGCACCTATATTCACGGTCTTTTTGCGGATGACCGCCAGCGCAGCGCATGGCTCGAGCGTCTCGGCGGGCAGGGCACGGACCTGAACTATGACGCGCAGGTTGATGCGGTTCTCGACCGTCTGGCTGCGCATATGGAACAGCACCTCGATCTCGACAGGCTGCTTGCTATAGCGCGATAAGGATCGCCAGAAGTCCGAACAGGCCAATCAGCAACAAGTCCGCGATCCGCGCCAGTCGCAATGCCTTGCGAATATCACCGGCAACCAGTGCGGACCTCCCGCCTTCGCCCATGAAACGCGCCTCGATCATCTGCCCGCCATAGGAACGCGGGCCGGCAAGCGCAAAACCGAGAGCACCGGCAAGCGCCGCCTCCGGCCAGCCGGCATTGGGGGAGCGGTGGTGGCGCGCATCGCGACGGATCGCGGCAATGGCCGCTTTTGGCGACGCGCCTTCGACAAAAAAAGCGGCGACCACAAACAGGCTGCCGCTCAGCCTTGAGGCCGGTAGATTAACGAGATCATCCAGCCGGGCCGAGGCCCAGCCGAAGGCCTCATGGCGGGGCGAACGATGACCGATCATGCTGTCTGCCGTATTGATCGCCTTGTAAGCCGCACCACCAGGCAGGCCCAGAAATCCGAGCCAGAAGGCAGGAGCGACGATGCCATCGGAAAAATTCTCGGCGAGACTTTCGATCGCCGCCCGGCAGATCGCTGCCTCATCTAGCTTTTGCGGATCGCGCCCGACGATCATCGACACCGCCTTGCGGCCGCCTTCCACCCCCTCGCGCTCCAGCGCCGTGGCGACTGCCTCCACATGCTGTTCCAGACTTTGTTGCGCCGGAAGCGACGCACCGAATATCGCCACAGCCAAGAGACCGAAGGGCAGGAAAAGCAGAACCGACTGCGCAAACCATGCAAGGATCACCGTTAGCCCGACAAAAACAACCAGCGCCGCAACACCTGCGGCTTTGCGCTGAGAAAATGATGCGCTCTCCCGGTTCCATTTTTTGTCCATGAGCGCGATAAGCGAACCGATCCAGGTGACGGGGTGGCCGATGCGTTTGAACAGCCAGTCCGGATAGCCGGTCAGGCGTTCGATCACGAGCGACAGGAAAGCGAGAGCAAAGAACATGGGCGAGACAGTACCAGAAAAAGCTCAGGGAGCGATCCGTCACGGCGGCAATCTCGGCAAGGCGCGCCTGATGTTTCGGCAAGCACCTGAACCGTGGATCGACCTTTCGACCGGTATCAATCCGCACTCCTACCCGCATTCGCCCATTCCCGCCAGCGCATTCGCCCGCCTGCCGGAACCCGGCGCCGCCGAGGAGCTGAAACAGCTGGCGGCGGCCCATTTCGGCGCGCCTTCCGCGCAGCATGTCACGCTTTCTCCCGGCACCCAGATGTTGATGCCGCTGCTGGCGCAGATCGCCATCAATCGTGGAGCCCAAAGCGGTGCCGTGCTTTCACCCGCCTATGCGGAACATGCCCGCACCGCCCGCATGGCGGGGCTGACCGTCACCGAAGTGGAAAACATCGGCGATCTCTCAGCTTACGGCTATGCGGTGGTGGTCAATCCCAACAATCCCGATGGTCGCATCACGGACCGCGAAGCTTTACTCGCGCTAGCCGGAACGATAGGCCGCAAAGGCGGTCTGCTCGTCGTGGATGAAGCCTTCATCGAAACGGGCGGGGCCGAAAGCCTGGCGGTTGCAACCAATGGCGAAGCGCTGGTGGTCCTGCGATCCTTCGGAAAATTTTACGGCATGGCGGGCGTGCGCCTGGGTTTCGCAATTGCGCATCCCGAGATCGCTGCCGAACTGGAAGCGAGGCTTGGCCCCTGGGCGGTTTCCGGTCCGGCACTGCATATCGCGACAGAAGCTCTGGCGGACAGGGAGTGGCAATCATCCATGCGTCTACGGCTCGCGGAGGAAGCGAGGCGCATGAACGAGTTGCTGGAAAAGGCAGGACTGAAAATCGCCGGCGGCACTTCCCTGTTCACGCTGGTGCGGGACGAGCGCAGCAGGGCACTGTTCGGGCATCTCGGCCGTCGCGGCATTCTGGTGCGCATCTTTGACGAAAGGCCTGATGACATGCGTTTCGGCCTTCCCGGCAGCGAAGCGGATTGGCAGCGCGTCGAAGAGGCGCTGCGATCTTTCGATCACTCCTCGAAAGTGTAAGTCTCGATCGACTCCGGCTTCATTTCGATGGAGAAGCCCGGCAGCTTCGGCGGCATATAAGCGGCGTTGCGGATATCGCAGGGCTCGATGAAGTGCTCATGCAGATGGTCGACATATTCGATCACGCGGCCTTCCTTGGTGCCTGACACCACGAGATAGTCGATCATCGACAGGTGCTGCACATATTCGCAAAGGCCGACACCACCCGCATGCGGCCAGACCGGCAGATTGTATTTGGCAGCAATCAGCAGAACCGCCAGTACCTCGTTCAGGCCACCCATGCGGCAGCTGTCGATCTGCACGACATCAATCGCGCCTTCGGCGATGAACTGCTTGAACATGATGCGGTTCTGGCACATTTCTCCGGTTGCCACCTTCACCGAGCCGATGGCGGCGCGAATCTTGCGATGGCCGGCGATATCATCCGGGCTGGTCGGCTCTTCGATGAAGAAGGGCTTGGAAAAGGCGAGCTTATTCACCCACTCGATCGCCTGATCCACTTCCCATACCTGGTTGGCGTCGATCATCAGGTAACGATCAGGGCCAATCACTTCACGGGTAATGGTGAGACGACGGATGTCGTCCTCCAGATCGCGGCCGACCTTCATCTTCACATGGTTGAAACCGGCATCGATTGCCTCCTGGCAGAGACGGCGAAGCTTGGCATCGTCGTAACCCAGCCAGCCGGCCGACGTCGTATAGCAGGCATAACCCTCGTTCTTCAGTGTCTCGATGCGTTCCTTCTTGCCCGCTTCGGCCCTTCTGAGGATCGCCAGCGCATCATCGCGGGTCAGCACGTCGGTGAGGTACCGATAATCAACGATATCGGCGATCTCTTCCGGGCTCATATCGGCAACAAGCTGCCAGACCGGCTTGCCGGCCTTCTTGGCCAGCAAATCCCACACCGCGTTGACCACTGCGCCGGTAGCGAGATGCATCGCGCCCTTATCCGGGCCGATCCAGCGCAGCTGGCTATCGCTGGTTAGATGCCGCCAATATTTGCCGGGGTTTTCAGTGACAGTAGCAAGATCGGTGCCGACGACCAGATGGCGCATCGCTTCGATGGCCATGCAGCAAATGTCATTGCCACGGCCGATGGTGAAGGTCAGGCCATGGCCCTTCAGGCGCGGCTCATCCGTATCCAGAATGACGTAAGCCGCCGAATAATCCGGGTCGGGGTTCATCGCATCCGAACCGTCGAGGCTTTGAGAGGTCGGGAAACGCAGGTCGAAAACACGCAGATCTGTAATTTTGGTCATGGCCGGTTACTCGCGGTCAGAGTCAAAGAAAATCGTTCAATCGAGGTGGAAGGTTTCTTCCATCATTGCCCACCACTCACCTTCCTTGCGGCTTTCGAGTGGTTGCTGGCAGGGAATGGTGAAAGACCACCACTCCTGGTTCTTTGGGCTTGCAGCTATCTTCGCCATATCGGCGCTGAAATCGCTGCCGTGATATTCCCAGTAGCCGAACAGCAGATTTTCCGGCTCGCGCAGGAAGATCGTGTAGTTGCGAATGTTGCTTTCGCTGATCAATGCCAGAACCTCCGGCCAGACCGCGGCGTGCAGCCTTTTATATTCCGCGATCATCTCAGGCTTGACGCCGATGACCATGCCCATGCGCTGCATGAAAAACTCCATTATTGCTTGATGGCGGCAAGCGCCGCACGCAGCTTCGACTGCGGCAACTTCAATTCCAGCCTTTCGGCGGCGGCAATGACCGGGGCAAAACGGCGGCGCTTCTTTTCGTCATGGTTGCCGGCGATATCGGCAAGGCGATGCGCGAGAAAGGGATTGCGCAAACGCTCCCGCAACAGGCCGATATAGGCTTTCGCCTCGTCTCCCATGCCTTCAGCTGCAAAGACCGGCAGAACCTCGTCGTGCCAGAGCGCTTCCATATCCGCCACCAGAGCGTCGTCGGCCATGGCCTGCCGCACCGTCTCTCCCTTCGAGCGTGCATCCTGCACCCAGCGCTCCGCCAGATAGGAGTGACCGAGATTGAGCAGGAACAACTTCAGTTTTTCATAGTGGTCGAGATCATCTGTCAGCACCACCGCGGGGTGGGTACAGGGAAGGACGAGACCTTCCTGTTTCTCGATCGCCCAGAGTGCATAGGGTTCCGCCACGGCGCCGACAGGATCGATCGGCTCGGAGACGATGCGGTCCACCAGACTATTGGCGAAACGGCACTTCTCATTCAGATAGAAGGCAAAACCCGCCGGCAATTGCCATTCGTCTGCAAGCCGGCGAATGACTTGGCTCAGCTTTTCGCCGTTGCGCGGCACGAGCTCGCAGGGGAAAATCGAGACGGGCGCTTCGGGATTAAGCTCAAAACGCTCCAGCAGCAGCATGCAAAGCTTCGCCGGAAAGCTTTTCGGCACGATGGTGAAATCGGCGGCAAGCTCGGGTCCGTCGCCCGAATCCAGCTCATAACCGCGATCGCCCGTGTTGGACAGAATGACCTCGACCACACAGGCGAGACGGCGCACCTCGGCCCAATCGGTCGCGGCGGTCAAAGCCCGCGCGACTGCCTTGCCCTGAATTTCCTCGTCAACTTCCTGCCCATCGCTGATACCGCGAATACGCACGGGGTAGGGTGCGCCGCTGTTCAGCGCCGCAACGCGCTTCAGGCTCTCGGCATTGCCGGTCGTCTGGACGATTGCAATGCGGCCCAGCGCCTCGCCACTATCGAGCGCCTGCGAAACGAACAGATCCGCATGGGCGAGAAGAAAACGGCTGGTGCCGAATTGCAGGATGGGCGTATCGGGTGTCATGCGACCTCCACCATGCCCTTGATGACTCCGGCTTTCGGATCGGTCAGGCCGGCGAACTTCGAGGGAACATCGGCAAGTGTCATGCGATGGGTGATTAGTGCCTCCGGCACTTTCCCTTCGCGCAAGGCGCGAAGCACCCGCTCGAAATCATCAGCCGTCGCGTTGCGGCTGCCGAGCAGCGTCGTCTCACGCTTGTGAAATTCCGGGTCGTTGAAGCTGATATCGCTGGCGACGATGGACACCAGAACATAGGAGCCGCCGTGACCGACGAAGGAGAAACCGCGCTCCATGGCTTTCGGATTGCCGGTCGCATCAAACACCGCATCGAAGAAATTGCCACCGGTAATGTCGGACAGACGATCTTTGTCACCGTCGCCGAGGGCGACTGTATGAGCGACACCGAGGTGGTCCTTGCAGAAATCCAGCCGGTCGGTGCGACCGTCGATCATCGTCACTTCCGTGCCATCGAGAACCGCAAAGACAGCAACCGCCATGCCGATCGGGCCGGCACCGACGATCAGGACCTTTTGCCCTTTTTCGACGGCACCGCGACGCACCGCATGGGCACCGATCGCCAGAAATTCCGTCATGGCTGCCTGGTCGAGGCTCAGCCCCTCCGCCTTCAGCACGAATTGCTGCGGCACGCTCAGATATTCCACCATGCCGCCATCGCGATGAACGCCAAGCACACCGATATTGCGGCAGCAATTGCTCTTACCCTTCAGGCAGGCATTGCATTTCCCGCAGGACATATAGGGAATTATGGTCACCACATCGCCAGCGGAAAGGTGGCTGCCAGCGGGTGCCTCCTCAACCGTGCCGGAAAGTTCGTGACCCATGATCCGCGGATAGGAAAGATAGGGCTGGTTGCCGGTAAAGATGTGCAGATCCGTGCCGCAAACGCCAATCCGGCGAATACGTACCAGGACTTCACCTTCGCCGCGCACGGGGTTCGGCAGATCCTTGGCGGTTAATTGACCGGGAGTGTCACAGAAAATCGCCAGCATGCATCACCTGTCAGTAAGGGAGTAAAAACGAATGGCGTTGCCGCCGAAAACTGCCGCATGGTCCTTCGCCGGCACGATATCGCGGCAGAAATCCAGCCAGCCCTGAAAGTCGCCCGCAAGGCGCAGCACCGGCCAGTCACTGCCGAAAATCACGCGATCACCGCCGAATAGTTCCAGAATGGTCTCGGCATAGGGCCGCACCGCTTCCGGACGCTGCTCGCCGCGCTCGGTCAGCAGGCCGGATAGCTTGCAATGGACATTGGGACGGGCTGCAAGAGCCGCCATATTACGCCGCCAGTCACGATAGTGACCGGTGGCAATCAGAGGCTTCGCACCATGATCGATAACAACAGGCAACTCTGGATGCTTGCTGGCAAAGGAGAGAAGATGTGGCAGATTGGGCGGCAGGACCAGCGCATCGAACACCAGACCGTGCTTCACCAGCGCCTCCACGGCAGCATTCAGCGCGGCATCGTCTATCCAGGCGACATCTTCCATGCCCTGAAGCATGGGGCGCACGCCCTTGAAGGCTG
This window of the Agrobacterium fabrum str. C58 genome carries:
- the cobD gene encoding threonine-phosphate decarboxylase CobD, with product MGETVPEKAQGAIRHGGNLGKARLMFRQAPEPWIDLSTGINPHSYPHSPIPASAFARLPEPGAAEELKQLAAAHFGAPSAQHVTLSPGTQMLMPLLAQIAINRGAQSGAVLSPAYAEHARTARMAGLTVTEVENIGDLSAYGYAVVVNPNNPDGRITDREALLALAGTIGRKGGLLVVDEAFIETGGAESLAVATNGEALVVLRSFGKFYGMAGVRLGFAIAHPEIAAELEARLGPWAVSGPALHIATEALADREWQSSMRLRLAEEARRMNELLEKAGLKIAGGTSLFTLVRDERSRALFGHLGRRGILVRIFDERPDDMRFGLPGSEADWQRVEEALRSFDHSSKV
- a CDS encoding amidohydrolase family protein is translated as MLIDAHQHFWLMKDRAGQWPPPSLAAIYRDFLPTDLSPLLTAAGVSGTVLVQTMETAADTDFMLELAENTDFIKGVVGWVDMKSAEVTAEIARRAKHPAFKGVRPMLQGMEDVAWIDDAALNAAVEALVKHGLVFDALVLPPNLPHLLSFASKHPELPVVIDHGAKPLIATGHYRDWRRNMAALAARPNVHCKLSGLLTERGEQRPEAVRPYAETILELFGGDRVIFGSDWPVLRLAGDFQGWLDFCRDIVPAKDHAAVFGGNAIRFYSLTDR
- the cobO gene encoding cob(I)yrinic acid a,c-diamide adenosyltransferase, whose protein sequence is MTRDISDSEAERHRQKMVNRKTVQDAEVAEKTIEKGLLMINTGPGKGKSTAAFGLALRMLGTGRRVGVVQFIKGAWSTGEQQALTLFGDKVVWRTMGEGFTWDTQDLKRDVAAAAKAWEEAKALMADQTIGLLLLDELNIALRYDYLPLEEVVETLSSRRPDLHVIVTGRNAKQPLIDAADMVTEMTLVKHHFKAGVKAQAGIEF
- the cbiB gene encoding adenosylcobinamide-phosphate synthase CbiB, with the protein product MFFALAFLSLVIERLTGYPDWLFKRIGHPVTWIGSLIALMDKKWNRESASFSQRKAAGVAALVVFVGLTVILAWFAQSVLLFLPFGLLAVAIFGASLPAQQSLEQHVEAVATALEREGVEGGRKAVSMIVGRDPQKLDEAAICRAAIESLAENFSDGIVAPAFWLGFLGLPGGAAYKAINTADSMIGHRSPRHEAFGWASARLDDLVNLPASRLSGSLFVVAAFFVEGASPKAAIAAIRRDARHHRSPNAGWPEAALAGALGFALAGPRSYGGQMIEARFMGEGGRSALVAGDIRKALRLARIADLLLIGLFGLLAILIAL
- a CDS encoding zinc-binding alcohol dehydrogenase family protein → MLAIFCDTPGQLTAKDLPNPVRGEGEVLVRIRRIGVCGTDLHIFTGNQPYLSYPRIMGHELSGTVEEAPAGSHLSAGDVVTIIPYMSCGKCNACLKGKSNCCRNIGVLGVHRDGGMVEYLSVPQQFVLKAEGLSLDQAAMTEFLAIGAHAVRRGAVEKGQKVLIVGAGPIGMAVAVFAVLDGTEVTMIDGRTDRLDFCKDHLGVAHTVALGDGDKDRLSDITGGNFFDAVFDATGNPKAMERGFSFVGHGGSYVLVSIVASDISFNDPEFHKRETTLLGSRNATADDFERVLRALREGKVPEALITHRMTLADVPSKFAGLTDPKAGVIKGMVEVA
- a CDS encoding L-fuconate dehydratase — translated: MTKITDLRVFDLRFPTSQSLDGSDAMNPDPDYSAAYVILDTDEPRLKGHGLTFTIGRGNDICCMAIEAMRHLVVGTDLATVTENPGKYWRHLTSDSQLRWIGPDKGAMHLATGAVVNAVWDLLAKKAGKPVWQLVADMSPEEIADIVDYRYLTDVLTRDDALAILRRAEAGKKERIETLKNEGYACYTTSAGWLGYDDAKLRRLCQEAIDAGFNHVKMKVGRDLEDDIRRLTITREVIGPDRYLMIDANQVWEVDQAIEWVNKLAFSKPFFIEEPTSPDDIAGHRKIRAAIGSVKVATGEMCQNRIMFKQFIAEGAIDVVQIDSCRMGGLNEVLAVLLIAAKYNLPVWPHAGGVGLCEYVQHLSMIDYLVVSGTKEGRVIEYVDHLHEHFIEPCDIRNAAYMPPKLPGFSIEMKPESIETYTFEE
- a CDS encoding L-rhamnose mutarotase, with protein sequence MQRMGMVIGVKPEMIAEYKRLHAAVWPEVLALISESNIRNYTIFLREPENLLFGYWEYHGSDFSADMAKIAASPKNQEWWSFTIPCQQPLESRKEGEWWAMMEETFHLD
- a CDS encoding mannitol dehydrogenase family protein; protein product: MTPDTPILQFGTSRFLLAHADLFVSQALDSGEALGRIAIVQTTGNAESLKRVAALNSGAPYPVRIRGISDGQEVDEEIQGKAVARALTAATDWAEVRRLACVVEVILSNTGDRGYELDSGDGPELAADFTIVPKSFPAKLCMLLLERFELNPEAPVSIFPCELVPRNGEKLSQVIRRLADEWQLPAGFAFYLNEKCRFANSLVDRIVSEPIDPVGAVAEPYALWAIEKQEGLVLPCTHPAVVLTDDLDHYEKLKLFLLNLGHSYLAERWVQDARSKGETVRQAMADDALVADMEALWHDEVLPVFAAEGMGDEAKAYIGLLRERLRNPFLAHRLADIAGNHDEKKRRRFAPVIAAAERLELKLPQSKLRAALAAIKQ
- a CDS encoding cobyric acid synthase, producing the protein MTARVLMFQGTGSDVGKSLMVAGLARAFTRRGLSVVPFKPQNMSNNAAVTADGGEIGRAQALQARAAGVPLSVHMNPVLLKPQSETGAQVVVQGKIVGSAKAADYQHMKAGLMPRVLDSFEHLKQLADLVLVEGAGSASEINLRANDIANMGFARAADAPVILIGDIDRGGVIASLVGTREVLDDDDAAMIEGFIVNRFRGDPALFSDGMRMIAEKTDWSSIGLLPHFSDAAKLPAEDALGLSGPAQRKPSAKIRIAVPILPHISNFDDLDPLDMEPDVELIRVRPGETIPADCRLVLLCGSKSTIADLAVLKDAGLDIDIKAHVRRGGYVLGLCGGYQMLGKTVADPDGIEGPPATVEGLGLLDVDTVLTGDKRLVSVRGTSFDGVGLSGYEMHVGETTGIAGSLVFSTIDGHADGTISPDGRVFGTYIHGLFADDRQRSAWLERLGGQGTDLNYDAQVDAVLDRLAAHMEQHLDLDRLLAIAR